Proteins encoded in a region of the Deltaproteobacteria bacterium genome:
- a CDS encoding helix-turn-helix domain-containing protein: MPHQKKRRMQATKIRPKVYTVAEIAQIFAVSPRVVRDLIRKGELPALRIGRTYRIPRKAADAYLARAMPPAARAAAKSRIRLDDEQSGFLFPVGTMQ, encoded by the coding sequence ATGCCCCACCAAAAGAAGAGACGTATGCAAGCCACGAAGATCCGTCCCAAAGTGTATACCGTCGCCGAGATTGCCCAGATATTCGCCGTCTCCCCGCGGGTGGTGCGCGACCTCATTCGTAAAGGCGAACTCCCTGCCCTGCGCATCGGTCGCACCTATCGCATTCCACGCAAAGCCGCCGATGCCTATCTGGCTCGCGCCATGCCCCCGGCTGCTCGTGCGGCAGCAAAATCCCGCATACGACTCGACGACGAACAGAGCGGCTTCTTGTTTCCGGTCGGCACGATGCAGTAA